Proteins encoded together in one Xenopus laevis strain J_2021 chromosome 6L, Xenopus_laevis_v10.1, whole genome shotgun sequence window:
- the gjd4.L gene encoding gap junction delta-4 protein has protein sequence MEYLDSVGYLIITFNYSVTAIGKVWLTLMLLLRMAMVLFAGYPLYQDEQERFICNTLQPGCSNVCYDIFSPVSHMRFWLFQTMIVFLPYAMFTVHILHRVVGYMAPTNDHFRKSNTPTYHGVGLQMEIPDFSMAYIVHLIVRTTIEAGFCTGQYFLFGIFVPKSFSCSQAPCTSSVDCYISRPTEKSLMMVFIWGIGVISLILGLVDLMYVIHRRRRSERLKRELLLLENDSLKGGCCPDSPPNSNLHGAPEQMALYVDPASNDLGKIEEKMKGDSHSLPSYEGETASFQTESSGHNVGKSNMNANSNKSCAWQVSLASNDGKSTQSEHHVITQRQIKPKKENGSSSNLEIFSPSEKLPASKSKKSEWV, from the coding sequence GGAAGGTATGGCTCACATTAATGCTGTTGCTGAGGATGGCTATGGTGTTATTTGCTGGATACCCTCTCTATCAAGATGAGCAGGAGCGATTCATCTGCAACACGTTGCAGCCCGGCTGCTCCAACGTCTGCTATGATATCTTCTCTCCTGTCTCCCACATGAGATTTTGGCTTTTTCAGACCATGATAGTCTTCCTTCCCTATGCTATGTTCACCGTGCACATTTTGCACCGGGTGGTTGGCTACATGGCACCCACAAATGATCACTTCCGAAAAAGCAACACCCCTACTTATCATGGCGTGGGCTTACAGATGGAGATCCCTGACTTTTCCATGGCCTATATCGTTCATTTAATCGTGAGAACTACTATAGAGGCTGGTTTCTGCACGGGTCAATATTTCCTCTTTGGAATATTCGTTCCGAAGAGTTTTAGCTGTTCGCAGGCCCCTTGTACCAGCAGCGTTGACTGTTACATCTCTAGGCCCACCGAAAAATCTCTCATGATGGTCTTTATCTGGGGAATTGGCGTGATATCTCTCATACTTGGGCTGGTGGACCTCATGTATGTAATCCACAGGCGAAGACGCTCAGAGCGCCTCAAGAGAGAACTGCTTTTGCTGGAAAACGACTCACTAAAAGGCGGCTGCTGTCCAGATTCACCTCCAAATTCGAACTTGCACGGAGCTCCCGAGCAAATGGCCTTGTATGTTGATCCAGCTTCCAATGACCTTGGAAAGATAGAGGAGAAAATGAAGGGCGACTCCCATTCTCTGCCGTCGTATGAAGGGGAAACGGCTTCTTTTCAAACTGAAAGTTCCGGCCACAATGTGGGGAAGTCCAATATGAACGCCAACAGCAATAAATCGTGTGCTTGGCAAGTAAGTCTGGCTTCCAATGACGGCAAATCCACCCAGAGTGAACACCATGTCATCACCCAAAGGCAAATCAAGCCAAAGAAAGAGAATGGCAGCAGTTCCAATCTGGAAATATTCAGCCCCTCTGAAAAACTCCCGGCGTCCAAATCCAAGAAATCAGAGTGGGTTTAA